From Pseudomonas sp. stari2, a single genomic window includes:
- a CDS encoding TfoX/Sxy family protein has translation MNDELQHLKNLGKTSAQWLHAVGIHSASDLRRLGAVDAYRAVRTRGFRASKVLLYAIEGALMDVHWNDIPAERKDALNKQLEAISSRHKN, from the coding sequence ATGAATGATGAACTGCAACACCTGAAGAATCTTGGCAAGACGTCGGCGCAATGGCTGCATGCCGTGGGCATCCACAGCGCCTCGGATCTGCGTCGCCTGGGCGCCGTGGATGCCTATCGGGCCGTGCGCACGCGTGGGTTCCGAGCGTCGAAGGTGTTGTTGTATGCAATCGAAGGGGCGTTGATGGATGTGCACTGGAACGACATTCCCGCCGAACGCAAGGACGCTCTGAACAAACAGCTGGAAGCCATTTCCTCTCGCCACAAGAACTGA